A window of Thermosynechococcus sp. NK55a contains these coding sequences:
- a CDS encoding chemotaxis protein CheW codes for MFSSSDLLATNAPIDSDRIDDLRTPEGDLHILFTIPSGDTLALPAIGVREVVAVSPDRITPVPNTSNLLLGILNLRGQVIWVADTGKFLGNDTPLNTDRSELSIIAIEDDELMVGLAVHQVRGMEWLNNDTIRPATHVSDQMAPFVRGEWVFDAEQQDIVKLLDPLAILRSARWGL; via the coding sequence ATGTTTAGCAGCTCAGACCTACTCGCCACCAATGCCCCCATCGACAGTGACCGTATCGATGACCTCAGAACCCCCGAGGGAGATTTACATATTCTCTTTACGATCCCTAGCGGTGATACCTTGGCGCTACCGGCTATTGGGGTGCGCGAAGTCGTAGCCGTGAGCCCCGATCGCATTACCCCAGTGCCCAATACCTCCAATCTCCTACTGGGGATTTTGAACTTGCGGGGCCAGGTAATTTGGGTAGCGGATACGGGTAAGTTTCTGGGGAACGACACCCCCTTGAATACCGATCGCTCTGAGCTATCGATTATTGCCATTGAGGATGATGAGTTAATGGTGGGGCTAGCAGTTCATCAGGTGCGGGGTATGGAGTGGCTCAACAATGACACCATCAGGCCCGCTACCCATGTCAGCGATCAGATGGCTCCCTTTGTACGGGGCGAGTGGGTCTTTGATGCGGAGCAACAGGACATTGTGAAGCTTTTAGATCCCCTTGCCATTTTACGCAGTGCTCGCTGGGGACTCTAA
- a CDS encoding response regulator transcription factor: MTKVLVVEDSPPQREMISELLAKTGFDVTVASDGVEAMEQLQQSTPDVVVLDIVMPRMNGYEVCRQIKSDPRTQSIPVVMCSSKGEEFDRYWGMKQGADAYITKPFDPKELVGTIKQLLRG, encoded by the coding sequence ATGACCAAAGTCTTAGTTGTCGAAGATAGTCCACCCCAGCGGGAAATGATTAGCGAATTGCTGGCAAAAACAGGCTTTGACGTAACGGTTGCCAGCGATGGTGTGGAGGCAATGGAGCAATTGCAGCAGAGCACCCCAGATGTGGTTGTCCTCGATATTGTCATGCCCCGTATGAATGGGTATGAAGTCTGCCGCCAAATTAAGTCCGACCCCCGCACCCAATCAATTCCCGTGGTTATGTGTAGCTCCAAAGGTGAGGAGTTTGATCGCTATTGGGGCATGAAACAGGGGGCAGATGCGTACATTACGAAGCCCTTTGATCCCAAAGAACTCGTTGGCACCATCAAGCAACTCTTGCGAGGCTAG